A genomic window from Nicotiana sylvestris chromosome 11, ASM39365v2, whole genome shotgun sequence includes:
- the LOC138881425 gene encoding uncharacterized protein: protein MDSGCSKHMTGNTTDFLSLKALQGGSVSFGNVKKGYILGVGKVGKSLTHSIENMYYVNRIKYSLLSVSQICEKENKVEFLSKICIVTDLVTGKIVLVAKRYKNIYVADFESLQSGDLSCLKVVDDDAKLWHRRLGHANFSLLNKLIQKDLVHGLPMLQFKTQKVYDACARGKHVKSSFKSKRDVSTSKPLELLHIDLCEPMRVQNRGGKRYIFVIVDDYSRFTWTLFLRTKDETVEDQLGKFDAKSDKGVFLGYSSQSKAYKIYNKRTQCIEESVHVIFYESHPSFEKSAEEDQDGEPLLIIGEVIDMTNGKAPRAWYERLSKFLLENSFKRGKIDNTLFLKKRGRNLLIVHVYVDDIIFGAISDSLYEEFELMGSEFEMSMMRELNFFLGLQVKHPPKGTSICQQKYIRELLKRFDMEASKVIDTPIATATRLDMNEIGSPVNQTMYRGIIGSLLYLTASRPDIVFSVGLYARLQSNPKESHLKAAKRILRYLKGTQDLVLYYLSGNNFNLIGYADADYAGYLVDRKSTSRMAHFLGSCLISWRTRKQNSVALSIAEAEYVVAASCCAQLLWIKQQLEDFGVLTESVPLVCDNTSALNEKSSST, encoded by the exons atggatagtggatgttcaaaacacatgactgggaacaccacagactttctttcactaaaagccctgcaaggagggagtgtatcctttggcaacgtTAAAAAGGgttacattcttggagttggaaaagttggaaagtcactcactcattctattgaaaataTGTACTATGTCAATAGAATTAAGTACAGTCTCCTGAGTGTCTCTCaaatttgtgaaaaagaaaacaaggtggaattcttgtccaaaatatgtataGTTACTGACCTTGTGACCGGTAAAATAGTTctggtggccaaaagatacaagaacatctatgttgctgattttgaatctttacagagtggtgatctgagttgtctgaagGTGGTTGACGATGATGCTAAACTATGGCACAGAAGACTGGGCCATGCAAACTTTTcccttctgaacaaactaattcagaaggacctggtccatggtctgcctatgttacaattcaaaactcaaaaagtctatgatgcctgtgctagaggaaaacatgtaaagtcctcctttaagtcaaaaagagatgtgagcacctcaaagccgCTTGAGCTCCTGCACATAGATCTGTGTGAACCTATGAGGGTGCAAAAcagaggaggaaaaagatacattttcGTAATCGTGGATGACTACTctagattcacatggactctgtttctcagaacaaaagatgaaactgttgaa gatcagcttggtaagTTCGATGCCAAAAGTGACAAAGGAGTATTTCTtggctactcttctcaaagcaaggcCTACAAGATATATAACAAGCGGACTCAATGTATTGAAGAAAGTGTCCATGTTATTTTTTATGAATCTCATCCATCATTTGAGAAGAGTGctgaggaagatcaagatggagaaccttTACTTATTATtggtgaagtcattgacatgacaaaCGGAAAG gctcctcgagcttggtatgaaagattgTCAAAATTCCTCTTAGAAAATAGTTTTAAGAGAGGAAAAATTGACAAtactcttttcttaaagaaacgaggaaggaacctgctcattgttcatgtttatgttgatgatatcatttttggagcaatATCTGACTCTCTGTATGAAGAATTTGAACTTatgggaagtgaatttgaaatgagcatgatgagGGAACTAAACTTCTTcctgggtcttcaagtaaaacatCCCCCAAAGGGTACTtccatttgtcagcaaaaatacatcagggaactcttgaagaggtttgacatggaagcatcaaaggtgatagacactcccattgcaactGCGACTAGACTGGACATGAATGAAATCggatctcctgtgaatcaaacaatgtatagaggcattattgggtctctccTCTATCTCACTGCCAGTCGACCTGATATTGTCTTCAGTGTGGGGTTGTATGCAAGGTTACAAtcaaatcctaaggaatctcatttgaaggctgccaaaaggatactaagatatctcaAGGGAACACAGGACCTGGTGTTGTACTATCTATCAGGTAACAattttaatctaattgggtatgctgatgcagactatgcaggttatcttgtggacagaaAAAGCACTTCTAGAATGGCTCACTTCTTAGGatcatgtcttatctcttggagaacaaggaagcagaattcagtggccttGTCAATagctgaagctgaatatgtagTTGCAGCATCCTGTTGCGCTCAACTTCTATGGATTAAGCAGCAACTGGAGGATTTTGGGGTACTCACTGAAAGTGTGCCCCTTGtatgtgacaacaccagtgcactcaatGAAAAATCCAGTTCAACATAA
- the LOC138881426 gene encoding uncharacterized protein, whose amino-acid sequence MKKEHIHPKKKKGSTKAMVVAWGESSNEDSEDEDGDEQAVMAIGESNDEKEVSVIHLKDKINFLSKEKLSELLLDSIGESEIINNEKKQLSKECLILKAKCKNLKRRASESDSKNTELKNQVLELETIVLELRSENLKLKLGIGKKKVDHIHLTKEDLGKVKHELDRTCKWNKSSDALSWLQEHYSSNKRGLGYGTPAPKWGPKSKYITLSENKICTHCGQMKGNSQIWYMDSGCSKHMTGSNNQFLSLEDLKRGNVSFGNGKKGEIIGVGKEKRVNNIYIVDLSTLSENELTCLSVLDNDPFLWHKRLGHASLSQPNKLVSKDLVIGLPNIKFKEDKFCEACTRGKQEHEDEAIGMVKELNEAAPEEGTGDGTGSSSQGNLTRGTEQRRTKSNPQMEPVHEPVPQQQNMGETSNRNQLDADWINAMQDELNQFERSQLWHLATRPKDRSIIGTKWVFRNKLDEDGIVTRNKARLVVQGYSQEEGIEYNETFASVARLEAIRLLIAFATHMEFILHQMDVKSAFLNSYLKEEVFVKQPPRFEIKECREHVYKLDKALYGLKQAPRA is encoded by the exons ATGAAGAAGGAACATATTCATCCCAAGAAAAAAAAAGGATCAACGAAGGCTATGGTTGTTGCCTGGGGAGAAAGCTCaaatgaggattcagaagatgaagatggagatgaacaagcagttatggccattggagaatcaaatgatgaaaaagaggtaagtgtgattcatctcaaagacaagattaattttttgtctaaagaaaagcTATCTGAGTTACTTCTAGATTCCATTGGTGAGTCTGAGATcataaataatgaaaagaaacaGCTATCTAAGGAATGTTTAATCTTGAAAGCTAAGTGCAAGAATCTGAAACgcagggctagtgaaagtgatagtaaaaatactgaattgaagaaccaggttcttgaacttgaaacCATTGTGTTagagcttagatctgaaaatttaaaactgaaattaggaataGGTAAAAAGAAAGTTGATCACATACATCTCACCAAAGAAGATTTAGGTAAGGTtaagcatgaactagacagaacttgtaaatggaacaagtcctctgatgcactatcttggctacaagaacattatagtagcaataagagaggacttggctatgggacccctgcacctaagtgggGTCCCAAAAGCAAGTATATCACACTTTCCGAGaataaaatctgcacacactgtg GTCAAATGAAGGGAaacagccaaatatggtacatggatagtggttgttcaaagcatatgactggaagcaataaccagttcctttcacttgaggacctcaaaagAGGTAATGTCTCATTTGGAAATggtaagaaaggtgagatcattggggttggaaag gaaaaaagagtaaacaatatatacattgtagatctgtccactctttcagaaaatgaactcacttgcctaagtgtgttggacaatgatcccttcctttggcacaaaagacttggacatgcaagtctaAGTCAACCCAATAaactagtctccaaggacctggtgataggtCTTCCTAACATCAAGTTTAAGGAAGACAAATTTTGTGAGGCTTGTACAAgagggaagcag gaacatgaagatgaagctattgggatGGTAAAAGAGTTAAATGAAGCTGCAccagaagaaggaacaggtgatggaacaggttcttccagcCAGGGTAACCTGACaaggggaactgaacaaagaagaactAAATCTAATCCCCAAATGGAACCTGTCCATgagcctgttcctcagcaacagaatatgggagaaacatcaaacagaaaccagttg gatgcagactggataaatgcaatgcaagatgaactcaatcagtttgaaagAAGTCAACTTTGGCATCTGGCtacaagacccaaggacagatcaataattggcactaaatgggtcttcagaaacaaacttgatgaagatggaattgttacaaggaacaaggcaaggttGGTGGTTCAAGGTTACAGCCAGGAGGAAGGCATAGAGTATAATGAGACCTTTGCTTCAGTTGCAAGATTggaagcaataagactcctcatagcctttgcaacacacatggaatttattcttcatcagatggatgttaAAAGTGCTTTCCTAAATAGCTacttaaaggaagaagtgtttgtcaaacaacctccaAGGTTTGAGATCAAGGAATGCCGGGAACATGtatacaaattagacaaggctctctatggactcaagcaggctcctagagcatga